The bacterium genome window below encodes:
- a CDS encoding methylcrotonoyl-CoA carboxylase, whose translation MQRIQTNIRTSDPDFKANAASLTKLVEGLRGHLTKLHPAAGPATHIERHVERGKLPVRQRLEKLFDPDTPFLEFSPLAAFGMYDDEAPSAGMVTGVGVAHGREILVVANDATVKGGTYFPMTIKKHLRAQEIAFENRLPCVYLVDSGGIFLPEQAGTFPDKNHFGRIFYNQARLSAEGIPQIACVMGSCTAGGAYVPAMSDEAVIVKGIGTIFIGGPPLVKAATGVEVTPEELGGADVHTRISGVADHFAVDDAHALVIVRGIIESLGKPQRWEFDRENPEEPAYDPHELYGVVPSDLRKPYDIREVIARMVDGSRFQEFKTRYATTLICGFARIHGYLVGILGNNGVLFGESAKKGSHFIELCGIRKIPLVFLQNITGFIVGKQYEHGAIASDGAKMVHAVACADVPKFTVIVGGSYGAGNYAMCGRGYSPRILWMWPNARISVMGGEQASGVLVQVKEEQLRAKGKELTAEEADAIRKPVLEKYEFEGNPYYSTARLWDDGILDPVDTRQAIALGIAMASNKPVPDYKPGVYRM comes from the coding sequence GTGCAGCGCATCCAAACCAACATTCGCACATCCGATCCGGACTTCAAGGCCAACGCAGCTTCTCTGACCAAACTGGTGGAAGGGCTTCGCGGGCATTTGACAAAGCTCCATCCGGCGGCGGGTCCCGCTACGCACATTGAGCGGCACGTCGAGCGCGGCAAGCTTCCCGTGCGGCAGCGGCTGGAGAAACTCTTCGATCCCGACACGCCGTTTCTGGAATTTTCACCGCTGGCCGCGTTCGGAATGTATGACGACGAAGCTCCGTCGGCGGGAATGGTCACCGGAGTGGGAGTCGCTCACGGGCGGGAGATTCTGGTCGTGGCCAACGATGCGACGGTCAAGGGCGGAACCTACTTCCCGATGACCATTAAGAAGCACCTGCGGGCGCAAGAAATCGCGTTTGAGAATCGCCTGCCGTGCGTGTATCTGGTGGACTCGGGCGGCATTTTCCTGCCCGAGCAGGCGGGGACGTTTCCCGACAAGAATCATTTCGGCCGGATTTTCTACAATCAAGCACGGTTGAGCGCCGAAGGTATCCCGCAGATCGCCTGCGTGATGGGATCGTGCACCGCGGGCGGAGCCTATGTTCCGGCCATGTCCGACGAAGCGGTGATCGTCAAAGGCATCGGAACCATCTTCATCGGCGGGCCGCCGCTCGTGAAGGCCGCCACCGGAGTGGAAGTCACTCCCGAGGAACTGGGCGGCGCCGACGTGCACACGCGCATCAGCGGGGTGGCCGATCATTTCGCGGTGGACGATGCCCATGCGCTGGTGATCGTACGGGGGATTATCGAGAGTCTCGGCAAACCGCAGCGCTGGGAGTTCGACCGCGAGAATCCCGAAGAGCCCGCCTACGATCCGCACGAACTGTATGGCGTCGTTCCCTCCGATCTGCGCAAGCCCTACGACATTCGCGAAGTCATCGCGCGGATGGTGGACGGTTCGCGGTTCCAGGAATTCAAGACCCGCTACGCGACGACGCTGATCTGCGGATTCGCGCGCATTCACGGCTATCTGGTGGGGATTCTCGGCAACAACGGAGTGCTGTTCGGCGAATCGGCCAAGAAGGGTTCGCACTTCATCGAGTTGTGCGGCATTCGCAAGATTCCGCTCGTCTTCCTGCAGAACATCACCGGTTTCATCGTCGGCAAGCAGTATGAGCACGGAGCCATTGCCTCGGACGGCGCGAAGATGGTGCACGCGGTGGCCTGTGCCGACGTTCCCAAGTTCACGGTGATCGTGGGCGGTTCCTACGGTGCGGGCAACTATGCGATGTGCGGACGCGGTTATTCACCTCGCATTTTATGGATGTGGCCCAACGCGCGCATCAGCGTGATGGGCGGCGAGCAGGCCTCCGGAGTACTCGTGCAGGTGAAGGAAGAACAGCTTCGAGCCAAAGGCAAAGAATTGACGGCAGAAGAGGCGGATGCCATCCGCAAGCCGGTTCTTGAAAAATACGAGTTTGAGGGTAATCCCTACTATTCCACCGCCCGGCTGTGGGATGACGGCATTCTCGATCCGGTGGACACTCGGCAGGCAATCGCGCTGGGGATTGCGATGGCTTCCAACAAGCCGGTTCCCGACTACAAACCCGGCGTCTATCGCATGTAG
- the recJ gene encoding single-stranded-DNA-specific exonuclease RecJ, giving the protein MQAKWELVESRPHEEIERLGKESNIPYTIARILINRGIETPEQVERFFNPSNTHLHDPFLMADMDKAVERIIQALERRERIAIYGDYDVDGITAASMLYLFLKDLGGDVVSYIPDRQNEGYGISDSGIQELARGGAALIVSVDCGITSINEAKIATSQGIDLIITDHHEPGDAIPEALAVCDPKREDCGYPFKELSGVGVAYKITQGMIRRLHLDDEYSEKYLDLVALGSAADIVPLVDENRVFVKLGLEKINTVPEVGLASLIETACIKAGKIEVGDIVFGIAPRINAVGRLGSALRAVKLLTTRDRASSRDIAMVLEDENRRRKDIDNTTLEEAVSEIERTMNPADARSIVLARDGWHPGVIGIVASRLIERYYRPTVMITIENGQGKGSARAIAKFDIYLALKACSDLLEQFGGHKYAAGLTIAAPNIPAFRERFEQVCREMIPEEDLVPKVRIESEISLDEITPEVVASLKRFAPFGPKNNRPNFFSRGIDVLDVPRIVGSNHLKFRAGQGGVNFEAIGFNLGSRLPRLANGSRPIEMVYAIEENEYNNRKTIQLRIKDLR; this is encoded by the coding sequence ATGCAAGCAAAATGGGAACTGGTGGAGAGCCGGCCCCATGAGGAGATCGAGCGCCTAGGAAAAGAGTCCAACATTCCCTACACCATCGCCCGCATCCTGATCAACCGCGGGATCGAAACGCCCGAGCAGGTGGAACGGTTTTTCAATCCGTCCAATACCCACCTGCACGATCCGTTTCTCATGGCGGACATGGACAAGGCGGTGGAACGGATTATCCAGGCGCTCGAACGTCGCGAGCGGATCGCCATCTACGGTGACTATGACGTGGACGGCATCACCGCGGCTTCGATGCTCTATCTCTTTCTGAAGGACCTCGGCGGCGACGTCGTCTCGTACATTCCCGACCGGCAGAACGAAGGATACGGCATCTCCGACAGCGGCATCCAGGAGCTCGCCCGAGGCGGCGCGGCCCTGATCGTGTCGGTGGATTGCGGAATCACTTCGATCAACGAAGCGAAGATCGCCACTTCGCAAGGCATTGACCTCATTATCACCGACCACCACGAGCCGGGCGACGCCATCCCCGAAGCGCTGGCGGTATGTGATCCCAAACGGGAGGACTGCGGCTACCCGTTCAAGGAACTTTCCGGAGTCGGCGTCGCCTACAAGATCACGCAGGGAATGATCCGGCGACTCCATCTCGATGATGAGTACTCCGAGAAATACCTCGATCTGGTGGCGTTGGGGAGCGCGGCCGACATCGTGCCGCTGGTGGACGAGAACCGGGTGTTCGTCAAGCTCGGTCTGGAGAAAATCAACACCGTCCCCGAAGTCGGCCTGGCTTCGCTGATCGAGACCGCCTGCATCAAGGCGGGCAAGATCGAGGTGGGCGACATCGTATTCGGAATCGCTCCCCGCATCAACGCGGTGGGACGGTTGGGCAGCGCGCTGCGGGCGGTGAAGCTCCTGACCACGCGGGATCGGGCGTCGTCGCGCGATATCGCGATGGTTCTGGAGGACGAGAATCGCCGCCGCAAAGACATTGACAACACGACTCTCGAAGAGGCCGTCTCCGAGATCGAGCGCACCATGAATCCCGCCGACGCGCGCTCGATCGTGCTGGCCCGCGACGGCTGGCATCCGGGAGTCATCGGCATCGTGGCGTCGCGGCTGATCGAACGCTACTATCGCCCGACCGTGATGATTACCATCGAGAACGGTCAGGGCAAGGGTTCGGCCCGCGCCATCGCCAAGTTCGACATCTACCTCGCACTCAAGGCGTGTTCCGATCTTCTGGAGCAGTTCGGCGGTCACAAATACGCGGCCGGCCTCACCATCGCCGCTCCCAACATTCCCGCCTTCCGCGAACGGTTCGAGCAGGTCTGCCGGGAGATGATTCCCGAGGAAGATCTCGTTCCCAAGGTCAGGATCGAAAGCGAGATTTCTCTCGACGAGATCACTCCCGAAGTGGTGGCTTCGCTCAAGCGCTTCGCGCCCTTCGGACCCAAGAACAACCGGCCCAACTTCTTCTCCCGCGGAATTGACGTGTTGGACGTGCCGCGCATCGTCGGCAGCAATCACCTCAAGTTCCGGGCGGGACAGGGGGGAGTCAACTTCGAGGCGATCGGCTTCAATCTCGGCAGCCGCTTGCCGCGATTGGCCAACGGCTCCCGTCCCATCGAGATGGTGTACGCCATCGAAGAAAACGAGTACAATAACCGCAAGACGATTCAGCTTCGAATCAAGGACCTCCGATGA
- a CDS encoding methyltransferase domain-containing protein, translating to MSWIFFVMEFANVYQDAQRAGAYDTLEFPGTYYLAFRDIPAIILAHVTGKRALDFGCGTGRSTRFLKRLGFDAVGVDIAEEMLERARLKDPVGEYRCVDEDGLSALGDSAFDLILSAFTFDNIPTSEKKVRLLDGLRNLLKPEGRIVNLVSSPDIYTHEWASFTTRDFPENQSARSGDVVRIVMTDVDDRRPVEDVIWFDDAYRENYAAAGLELLQTCRPLADANEPYTWVSETRVAPWVIYVLSGARR from the coding sequence GTGTCTTGGATTTTTTTCGTCATGGAGTTTGCCAACGTCTATCAGGATGCGCAGCGGGCCGGAGCTTATGACACTCTGGAATTTCCCGGCACGTACTATCTGGCGTTTCGGGATATTCCGGCGATTATCCTCGCACACGTCACGGGGAAGCGGGCGCTCGATTTCGGGTGCGGCACCGGACGCTCCACGCGGTTTCTGAAGAGGCTCGGATTCGATGCGGTCGGGGTGGACATCGCCGAGGAGATGCTGGAACGAGCCCGTCTGAAGGATCCGGTGGGGGAGTATCGTTGCGTTGATGAGGACGGTCTTTCTGCGCTGGGAGATTCCGCGTTCGATCTGATTCTGTCGGCCTTCACCTTCGACAACATTCCGACGAGCGAGAAGAAGGTAAGGCTGCTGGACGGACTCCGGAATCTTCTGAAACCGGAAGGCCGGATCGTGAATCTGGTGTCGTCGCCGGATATCTACACGCATGAATGGGCTTCCTTCACGACCCGGGACTTTCCGGAGAACCAATCGGCCCGCAGCGGAGACGTCGTCCGCATCGTCATGACCGACGTGGACGACCGGAGACCGGTGGAAGACGTCATCTGGTTCGACGACGCCTATCGCGAGAACTACGCCGCTGCCGGATTGGAGCTATTGCAGACCTGTAGGCCATTGGCCGACGCGAACGAACCCTACACTTGGGTGAGCGAGACCCGCGTTGCGCCGTGGGTGATCTATGTACTGAGTGGAGCGCGGCGATAG
- a CDS encoding SDR family oxidoreductase, giving the protein MNLGLSGKNFLVTAASKGLGFSIARELLREGGRVMISSHSAKNLADAAQRLWNEGLEDFQTTVADLGKADEIEELVRETHATFGRIDGLVTNCGGPPAGPPLEITDEKWQSAFDSVFLSVVRLCRLVVPGMIAQGGGAILAIVSTTVKQPIENLTTSNALRPAVVGYLRYLADEVAEKNVRINTVAPGRILTERTQELDAALAARTGKSVSEVRAESAAEIPMKRLGDIGEFPALCAFLLSPLASYITAQTFCIDGGRVQSLF; this is encoded by the coding sequence TTGAACCTCGGACTCTCCGGCAAGAACTTTCTCGTTACCGCCGCTTCGAAGGGGCTGGGATTCAGTATCGCCCGCGAGCTTCTCCGCGAGGGCGGGCGGGTGATGATCTCCAGCCACAGCGCGAAGAATCTCGCGGATGCCGCGCAGCGACTCTGGAATGAGGGCCTCGAGGATTTTCAGACGACGGTGGCTGACCTCGGCAAGGCCGATGAGATCGAGGAACTGGTTCGGGAAACGCACGCCACCTTCGGCCGCATTGACGGACTGGTCACCAACTGCGGAGGTCCGCCGGCCGGTCCGCCGCTGGAGATCACGGACGAGAAATGGCAAAGCGCGTTTGATTCGGTCTTCCTTTCGGTCGTGAGATTGTGCCGGCTGGTCGTACCGGGCATGATCGCGCAGGGAGGAGGAGCGATTCTCGCCATTGTCTCGACGACCGTCAAGCAGCCGATCGAGAATCTCACGACGTCGAATGCACTCCGTCCGGCGGTGGTCGGTTATCTCCGCTATCTGGCGGACGAAGTGGCCGAAAAAAACGTCCGCATCAATACGGTCGCTCCCGGTCGCATCCTCACCGAGCGCACGCAGGAACTGGATGCCGCACTGGCGGCACGGACGGGCAAATCGGTGAGCGAGGTTCGCGCTGAATCGGCCGCCGAGATCCCCATGAAACGGCTCGGCGATATCGGCGAGTTCCCCGCGCTGTGCGCGTTTCTGCTGTCACCGCTCGCGTCGTACATAACCGCCCAGACGTTTTGCATAGACGGCGGCCGAGTGCAGTCGCTTTTCTAA